The following coding sequences are from one Epinephelus fuscoguttatus linkage group LG5, E.fuscoguttatus.final_Chr_v1 window:
- the atm gene encoding serine-protein kinase ATM isoform X2, which translates to MSLALHDLLVCCKGLENDKATERKKEAERFRRLLRSPEVVQELDRTSGSKAKASSLLTWDAVFRFLQRYVQKETENMQSCKSNVTASTLATRQKKMAELCSLIKYFIRYANKRGPRLKCSEMLKHVMDVLKNSYSCSAYGEDYSSLLVKDILSVRKYWCDIPPQQWHNLLDLYCNLFNTSSKSINRVLVSRVIHTVVQGCCMQTDGFNNSLFSFFSKALLNARQEKHLTVLEHLVSALNIFSRSAAMNCRMRVCHLGEELLPSILYVWADMRPSAALKEEIVEFLHLQISVHHPKGAKTPDTGAHAEDWTKWRSLLYNLYDALIREISHIGSRGKYITGTRHIAVKDNLIELTADICHQLFSDDNDTHVVEVTQASLRATYMGSPTHGAASKRRRIELGWEVLRDHLQPQHNDFDVIPWLQITAVLSSKYPSMMPGQELVPLLSVLYQLLAEQRKGERGPYVLRCLREVAWCQARYPERAQVHRPELTRLWGRVWALALRGVSSPQTEALSLDLLSSIVHSGLINMDREFWKLFSGSACKLSQGAALCLAQALLTCPVPKSIISSSGWDHMGVTEGSASPNLKETLIAWLLMTDQSDEMEDNSRPHPIICRDFPHNLIANILVSLTLKDTRTGLKFLLGTEGVESAFFQEQTSSNAKDNLEEIERLYLQFSFNTLPSPKQETDEAATTASTDGQFAAVPCLRQKLEQSLLCVADTLLNCYSPDSQSTPPECLVRCFSLLTGVLAGYVSTGFLTEEEACRSKLFTKAKTLAQDFSGFISSVKVKMTEEGTMSTLRSVMKLCTQSASRKNKDHVCPVSSSLFIMILPASLLTELAEICKVSLSSVSKRAGVVDEDDHMDDDWDVTRTQQGDNVDLFEDGEESHSSGNGTQRQKGDNNDTSCGPGAKSLLTDDHLAQQDLALLAVLEFLCECGSIQPVHGLLFKPEEVRRRLLLLAKQMDFSKALHLNMYLVLLKKLPTEDSLSPEEFDSLLYPLADLCSLYRQDQEMCAAVLLGLLPSIMSLGKTHHMPEEMRHVQGSLLQVVSGFCFLSQTGKCIASVRVALVRCLVALLEADPCCNWAVLSIRGTDSEEDRPVSVILPSHLADAHHQVRMLVAMSVERLFLEMRPEHPDNRKMLPLKHQQAAFENVYLKAQEGMKLPRGSSSEDQQDESFNRKATLLKSLCVVLCCSPVCEKQSLFALFQSYKENNIEEQLIKKMLCSVSRALGYRNVKTFVSSHLYYLVAEWLAQRQSDDRYTLGSFPFTLLDHDTVKDFYNSSYQVLIPHLVFLDDFEQVKSIGRYLEKDWKELLADCFPKIMVNILPYFALSGQDSQVAQQREKAHRVYDLLKDANCLGKQQIDNLIHSNLADIVVELLMTLYEGSGAEGDGGDLKRFIGELDPVPNPPYFSSYVIKATLDYLSKCHSANHKSVVSILSKTPISIQRILLAVCERAEKTTNSYERHRILLMYHLFVNLLLREVKDGLGGAWAFVLRDIIYTLIHHINSRPLQCDEVSNRSLSLCCDLLTSVCEAALQFCDDALDCHLQVIVGTLTAQVTSRPAISQQVLSLLQFLVIENQQKLKGAISRLEPFPDLPEFRELRSVQHMLKYNTGTFTLRQEIAHFLSVTSCDSLPLTRLEGLKELTRQLHDNKGQIRELLKECHAEPTDSVLVKLVLSLLQLCKLAANHPGGADILEAAGSCLGELGPVDFSTIALLHGRDPLYEKAVSLFTSTNSQCLYIILNCMNDALTQQRIEVRQAAAQCVKSILATQSGVDFWEQHKDNRDPMLAYLNPFRKAKKKAAARSAEESLEAREKLRSQEFWISRAGGHKAWLKALCTALLDSGGVRSEALLLSRPLCLVRVDCCQRLLPLIIHSILLDDSNGSWRELLSSHIQDFFGFCSRSAQASSRSATPLNSDSESDAASQGLYDKTSLRTMLAVIDYLRHQQRPLEADSKSCGTVCDSNFWLELNYLEVAKAAQSCSAHFTALLYTEIYVDKIKANMEEGRRTKSKASRKINFEESSQTFTISSLTEKSKEDTNISLQELLIEVYRSIGEPDSLYGCGGETMTSPLTRIRTYEHEAMWGKALTSYDLHSTLPEVTRQVGIVEGLQNFGLNSILATYMRGLESEGVEWGAELRELRFQAAWRNTQWDCELLERSEKSKPGFHESVFCSLQALRDKEFSVFDATMKQARGAEVEELCRGSLEAVSSLYPALRDLQSIRELESVKQLFSRPFSDVVLREVCSQWRQHSQLLADSDFALVEPILAVRSVAQHTLMSRVGDPDSSQYLSSVLTDHLMELCRLARKAGNTQLAERAVFQMKQHGGAGSWASSPVLSWQLEEAQVFWAKGEQGLALGLLRQMINNLEDKVDLNPAVAPVYTECLRLCGNWLAETCLESPGVILEKYLERAVEVIEGESGLHDSRLQSQRTEAFLSLARFSDAQYQSIDKYMNSSEFENKQALLIKAKEEVGLMRERKVMSNRYTIKVQRELELDEKALSNLQADKQRFLCKAVENYIQCLEEGEEHDTWVFRLASLWLENADVKAVNNMMKKGVKQIPSYKFLPLMYQLAARMGTKMAAGSEETGFHDVLIDLICRASLEHPHHTLFIIFALVNANKDEDFCKTRLSKSAPQQPSPFDLERSDVARKIISAIRKKRGEMIRGIERLCDAYITLAYMDVSRHKNEKKALPIPADQPIMKIKDLDEVVIPTMEIKVDPSGCYDNLVTVRSFLPQYHLAGGVNLPKIIDCVGSDGKSRRQLVKGQDDLRQDAVMQQVFSMCSMLLQRNTDTRKRKLNIRRYKVVPFSQRSGVLEWCSGTVPIGEFLVDPSKGAHKRFKPQDWTNLACRRKMMEAQKLRFDDKLQAYSEVCKNFRPVFRYFCMERFLDPAVWMEKRLAYTRSVATSSIVGYIVGLGDRHIQNILVDEQTAELVHIDLGVAFEQGKILPTPETVPFRLSRDIVDGMGITGVEGVFRRCCEKTMEVMRSSEEALLTIVEVLLYDPLFDWTMNPLKAFYLQHDEQQELNATLSSTMGGDEIDNHRKSSDSQSFNKVAERVLLRLQEKLKGVEEGTVLSVGGQVNLLIQQAMDPKNLSRLFPGWQAWV; encoded by the exons ATTTCTGCAGCGTTACGTCCAGAAGGAGACAGAAAACATGCAGTCATGTAAATCCAATGTCACTGCATCCACACTGGCCACACGGCAGAAGAAGATGGCAGAATTGTGCAGCTTGATCAAATACTTTATTCGCTACGCAAACAAAC gtgGGCCTCGTCTAAAGTGCAGTGAGATGCTGAAACATGTGATGGACGTCCTGAAGAATTCATACAGCTGTTCAGCCTATGGAGAAGACTACAGCAGCCTCCTAGTGAAGGACATCCTCTCTGTTCGCAAGTACTGGTGTGACATCCCTCCACAGCAGTGGCACA ATCTTTTGGACTTGTACTGCAACTTGTTCAACACTTCATCCAAGTCCATCAATCGTGTTTTGGTGAGCAGAGTGATCCACACGGTGGTGCAAGGCTGCTGCATGCAGACGGATGGATTCAACAACTCTCTGTTCAGCTTCTTCTCCAAAGCACTTCTAAATGCAAG GCAGGAGAAACACTTGACTGTTTTGGAGCACCTCGTCTCAGCTCTCAATATCTTCTCGAGATCCGCGGCCATGAACTGTCGGATGAGGGTGTGTCACCTGGGAGAGGAGCTTCTGCCTTCTATCCTGTATGTCTGGGCGGACATGAGGCCCAGTGCGGCTCTTAAAGAGGAGATTGTGGAGTTCTTACACCTGCAGATTAGTGTCCACCACCCCAAAGGAGCCAAGACACCAGATACAG GTGCTCATGCTGAGGACTGGACCAAATGGCGGAGTCTGCTATACAACCTGTACGACGCCCTAATCAGAGAAATTAGCCATATAGGCAGCAGAGGGAAGTACATCACCGGGACACGACACATAGCTGTCAAAGACAACCTCATTGAGCTCACAGCTGACATCTGCCACCAG CTGTTCAGTGATGACAATGACACCCATGTTGTGGAGGTGACCCAGGCCTCCCTCAGAGCCACCTATATGGGTAGTCCAACCCACGGAGCAGCAAGCAAGCGACGGCGCATTGAACTGGGTTGGGAGGTCCTCCGGGACCATCTGCAGCCTCAGCATAATGACTTTGATGTTATACCATG GCTGCAGATCACCGCAGTGCTCTCCTCTAAGTACCCGTCCATGATGCCCGGCCAGGAGCTGGTCCCGCTGCTGTCAGTGTTGTACCAGCTCCTGGCAGAGCAGCGGAAAGGAGAGAGGGGGCCGTACGTGCTACGCTGTCTGAGGGAGGTGGCTTGGTGCCAGGCCCGCTACCCGGAAAGGGCCCAAGTCCACAGGCCGGAGCTGACCCGGCTGTGGGGTCGGGTGTGGGCCCTGGCACTGCGAGGAGTCAGCTCACCCCAGACAGAGGCCCTCAGCCTGGACCTGCTGAGCTCTATTGTCCATAGCGGACTGATCAATATGGACAGAGAATTTTGGAAGCTCTTCTCTGGATCAGCTTGTAAACTGTCTCA GGGTGCTGCTCTCTGTCTAGCCCAGGCCCTGCTCACGTGTCCAGTCCCTAAAAGTATCATCTCAAGCTCAGGCTGGGACCATATGGGAGTCACAGAGGGATCTGCGTCACCAAACCTGAAGGAGACTCTCATAGCCTGGCTGCTGATGACCGACCAGAGCGATGAGATGGAGGATAACTCCAGGCCTCATCCCATCATTTGCAG AGACTTTCCTCACAATCTAATAGCGAACATCCTGGTCTCCCTGACCTTGAAAGACACGAGAACAGGCCTGAAGTTTCTGCTGGGGACTGAAGGAGTGGAAAG tgccTTTTTTCAAGAACAAACCTCATCCAATGCCAAAGACAACCTGGAAGAGATCGAGAGGCTGTATTTACAGTTCAGCTTCAACACGCTGCCTTCACCGAAGCAAGAGACTGACGAGGCAGCAACAACGGCTTCGACCGATGGCCAATTCGCTGCCGTCCCCTGCCTCAGACAAAAGTTGGAGCAGTCCCTGCTTTGTGTGGCTGACACCCTGCTCAACTGCTACTCTCCTGAT TCTCAGTCCACCCCTCCGGAGTGTCTGGTGCGCTGTTTCAGTCTGCTGACTGGTGTTCTAGCAGGTTACGTGTCCACTGGGTTTCTGACCGAGGAGGAGGCGTGCCGCTCAAAGCTCTTCACTAAAGCCAAG ACCCTGGCCCAGGACTTCAGCGGTTTTATTTCCAGTGTGAAAGTGAAGATGACAGAGGAAGGAACCATGAGCACCCTGAGATCTGTCATGAAGCTGTGCACACAGTCAGCCAGCagaaaaaacaag GATCATGTTTGTCCTGTCTCCTCCAGTCTGTTCATTATGATTCTGCCAGCCAGTCTCCTCACTGAACTGGCCGAGATCTGCAAAGTGTCA TTAAGCAGTGTTTCTAAGAGAGCCGGTGTTGTGGATGAAGACGATCACATGGATGATGACTGGGACGTGACCAGAACTCAACAAGGGGACAACGTGGACCTGTTTGAAGATGGCGAAGAGTCTCACAGCAGTGGCAATGGGACCCAAAGACAGAAGGGAGACAACAATGACACCTCCTGTGGGCCAG GTGCAAAAAGTCTGTTAACAGACGATCATCTGGCCCAGCAGGACCTGGCTCTCCTCGCAGTCTTGGAGTTCCTGTGTGAGTGCGGCTCCATCCAGCCCGTCCATGGTCTGCTTTTCAAACCTGAGGAGGTGCGGCgccggctgctgctgctggccaagCAGATGGACTTCAGCAAAGCCCTGCACCTCAACATG TATCTTGTCCTGTTGAAGAAGCTTCCCACTGAGGACTCGCTGTCTCCGGAGGAATTCGACTCACTGCTTTATCCTCTAGC GGACCTGTGTTCTCTGTACCGTCAGGACCAAGAGATGTgcgctgctgtgctgctgggtttGTTACCCTCCATCATGAGCCTCGGGAAAACCCACCACATGCCGGAGGAGATGAGACATGTTCAGGGATCTCTGCTACAAGTggtgtctggattctg TTTCCTGAGCCAAACAGGGAAGTGCATTGCATCGGTACGAGTTGCTCTAGTGCGATGTCTGGTTGCCCTGCTGGAG GCCGACCCGTGTTGTAACTGGGCTGTCTTAAGTATCAGAGGGACTGACAGTGAGGAAGATCGCCCGGTGTCTGTCATTCTTCCATCTCACCTCGCAGATGCCCACCACCAGGTCCGCATGCTGGTAGCCATGTCAGTTGaaag GTTGTTTCTGGAGATGAGACCAGAGCATCCAGATAATAGGAAGATGCTGCCGCTGAAACACCAGCAGGCAGCTTTTGAGAACGTTTACCTGAAGGCTCAGGAAGGAATGAAGCTCCCA AGAGGCAGCTCTTCGGAGGACCAGCAGGACGAGTCTTTTAACCGCAAGGCCACCCTGTTGAAGAGTTTGTGTGTTGTGCTGTGCTGCAGCCCAGTCTGTGAGAAACAGTCTCTGTTTGCACTCTTCCAGTCCTACAAGGAGAACAATATAGAGGAACAGCTCATCAAAAAG ATGTTGTGCAGTGTATCCAGAGCACTTGGCTACAGGAACGTGAAAACATTTGTCAGTTCTCACCTGTACTACTTGGTAGCTGAGTGGCTTGCACAGAGACAATCTGACGATCGCTACACTCTTGGATCGTTCCCCTTCACCCTCCTAGACCACGACACAGTCAAAGATTTCTATAA CTCTTCCTACCAGGTGTTGATTCCCCACCTGGTCTTCCTGGATGACTTTGAGCAGGTGAAGTCAATCGGCAGGTATCTCGAAAAGGACTGGAAGGAGTTGTTGGCCGACTGTTTCCCCAAGATCATGGTCAACATCCTACCGTACTTTGCCCTGTCTGGCCAGGACTCACAGGTGGCACAGCAGAGGGAGAAGGCCCACAGAGTGTACGACCTGCTCAAAGATGCCAATTGTCTGGGCAAACAG CAAATTGACAACCTCATCCACAGTAACCTGGCAGACATCGTGGTTGAATTGCTGATGACTCTGTATGAAGGAAGTGGAGCAGAAGGGGACGGAGGAGACCTGAAACGCTTTATAGG GGAGCTGGATCCTGTACCAAACCCACCATACTTCAGCTCTTATGTCATTAAAGCTACTCTGGACTACCTCAGCAAGTGCCACAGTGCAAACCACAAGTCGGTGGTGTCCATTCTGTCCAAAACTCCA ATTTCCATTCAGAGGATTCTGCTGGcggtgtgtgagagagcagaAAAGACGACCAACAGCTATGAGCGTCACCGAATCCTCCTCATGTATCACCTGTTTGTCAACCTGCTGCTCAGAGAGGTGAAGGACGGCCTGGGAGGAGCGTGGGCCTTCGTCCTCAGAGACATCATCTACACACTCATACACCACATCAACAGCAG ACCACTTCAGTGCGACGAGGTTTCTAACCGAAGCCTCTCTCTGTGCTGTGACCTGTTGACCTCTGTGTGTGAGGCAGCTCTGCAGTTCTGTGATGATGCTCTggactgccacctacaggtcaTTGTTGGGACACTCACAGCTCAGGTGACCAGCCGGCCCGCCATCTCACAACAG GTACTCAGTCTGTTACAGTTTCTTGTGATAGAAAATCAACAGAAGTTAAAAGGAGCCATCAGCAGGTTGGAGCCTTTTCCTGACCTGCCTGAATTCAGAGAGCTGCGGTCTGTGCAGCACATGCTCAAATATAACACCGGGACTTTCACACTGAGACAG GAGATcgcccacttcctgtcagtgaCGTCCTGTGACTCCTTACCTCTGACGAGACTGGAGGGGCTGAAGGAGCTGACCAGACAGCTGCATGACAACAAGGGACAGATCAGAGAGCTGCTCAAAGAGTGTCATG CTGAACCCACTGACAGTGTGCTCGTGAAGCTGGTTCTCagtctgctgcagctctgtaaGCTCGCAGCCAACCACCCCGGAGGAGCCGACATCCTAG AGGCAGCGGGCAGCTGTCTGGGGGAACTGGGTCCTGTGGATTTCTCCACCATCGCGCTGCTTCATGGCAGAGACCCCCTCTATGAAAAGGCTGTGTCTCTCTTCACCTCCACTAACTCACAGTGTCTTTACATCATCCTCAATTGCATGAACGATGCGCTGACTCAACAGCG TATTGAGGTGAggcaggcagcagctcagtgtgtgaagaGCATCCTCGCCACTCAGTCTGGGGTCGACTTCTGGGAGCAGCACAAAGACAACAGAGACCCCATGCTGGCCTACCTGAATCCCTTTAGAAAGGCCAAGAAGAAG GCGGCAGCTAGGAGTGCAGAGGAGAGTTTGGAGGCCAGGGAGAAGCTTCGCAGTCAGGAGTTTTGGATTTCCCGGGCAGGCGGTCACAAGGCCTGGCTGAAGGCTCTTTGCACCGCCCTGCTCGACAGCGGAGGAGTCAGGAGTGAAGCTCTCCTGCTCTCACGGCCACTGTGTCTG GTGAGGGTGGACTGCTGTCAGAGGCTGCTGCCCCTCATCATTCACTCCATCCTTCTGGATGACTCTAATGGTTCATGGAGGGAGTTGCTCTCCTCCCACATTCAGGACTTTTTCGGCTTCTGCTCCAGAAGCGCTCAAGCCTCCAGTCGCTCTGCCACGCCTCTCAACTCTGACTCTG AGTCAGACGCTGCCAGCCAGGGCTTGTATGACAAGACCTCTCTGCGTACCATGCTGGCTGTTATTGACTATCTGAGACACCAACAGAGACCACTGGAAGCTGATAG CAAGTCCTGCGGCACAGTGTGTGACTCAAACTTCTGGCTGGAGCTGAACTACCTGGAGGTGGCCAAAGCTGCTCAGTCCTGCTCAGCACATTTCACTGCTCTGCTGTACACCGAGATCTATGTGGATAAGATTAAAGCTAACATGGAGGAAGGTCGAAG AACCAAGTCCAAAGCCTCACGTAAGATCAATTTTGAAGAAAGCAGCCAGACCTTCACCATCTCCAGCCTGACTGAGAAGAGCAAGGAAGACACCAATATCAGTCTGCAG GAGCTGTTGATCGAGGTGTATCGCAGCATTGGAGAGCCTGATAGTCTGTACGGCTGTGGTGGGGAGACAATGACCAGTCCACTGACAAG GATTCGGACCTATGAGCACGAGGCTATGTGGGGGAAGGCCCTCACTTCGTACGACCTTCACTCGACTCTGCCTGAGGTCACTCGACAAGTGGGAATTGTGGAG GGCCTCCAGAACTTTGGTCTGAACAGCATCCTCGCCACCTACATGAGGGGTCTGGAGAGTGAAGGGGTGGAGTGGGGAGCCGAGCTGAGAGAGCTCCGCTTCCAGGCCGCCTGGAGGAACACACAGTGGGACTGTGAGCTGTTGGAGAG GAGTGAGAAATCCAAACCTGGCTTCCATGAATCAGTGTTTTGTTCCCTGCAAGCGCTGAGGGACAAAGAGTTCTCCGTATTTGATGCAACCATGAAACAGGCCAG gGGTGCAGAAGTGGAGGAGCTGTGTAGAGGCAGTCTAGAGGCTGTGTCGTCTCTGTACCCGGCACTCAGGGACCTGCAGAGCATCAGGGAGCTGGAGAGTGTGAAACAGCTCTTTTCAAG ACCCTTCTCAGATGTTGTTCTGAGGGAAGTTTGCAGTCAGTGGCGGCAGCACTCCCAGCTGCTCGCTGACAGTGACTTTGCTTTGGTGGAGCCCATTTTGGCCGTCCGCTCAGTGGCCCAGCACACCCTGATGTCCAGGGTGGGAGACCCTGACAGCTCCCAGTACCTCAGCTCTGTCCTCACTGACCACCTCATGGAGCTCTGCCGGCTGGCTCGCAAGGCTGGGAATACACAg CTGGCAGAGCGGGCAGTCTTCCAGATGAAGCAGCACGGCGGTGCAGGGTCCTGGGCGTCATCCCctgtgttgtcatggcaacTGGAGGAAGCCCAGGTGTTCTGGGCGAAGGGAGAGCAGGGACTGGCTCTGGGCCTGCTGAGACAGATGATAAACAACCTGGAGGACAAG GTGGACTTGAATCCGGCTGTGGCCCCGGTGTACACTGAGTGTCTCAGGCTGTGTGGTAACTGGCTGGCTGAGACTTGCTTGGAAAGCCCCGGAGTAATACTGGAAAAGTACCTGGAGAGG GCAGTGGAGGTGATCGAGGGGGAATCAGGACTTCATGACTCCAGGCTGCAGAGTCAGCGGACTGAGGCCTTCCTGTCTCTGGCCCGCTTCTCCGACGCTCAGTACCAGAGCATCGACAAATACATGAACTCCTCTGAGTTTGAGAACAAGCAGGCGCTGCTGATAAAGGCCAAAGAGGAGGTGGGCCTGATGAGGGAACGTAAAGTGATGTCCAACAG GTACACAATAAAGGTGCAGAGAGAGCTAGAGCTGGATGAGAAAGCCTTGTCCAACCTGCAGGCAGACAAACAGCGTTTCCTGTGTAAGGCGGTGGAGAATTACATCCAGTGTCTGGAGGAAGGTGAGGAGCATGACACCTGGGTGTTCCGCCTGGCTTCACTCTGGCTGGAGAATGCAGACGTTAAGGCCGTAAACAACATGATGAAG AAAGGGGTGAAGCAGATTCCCTCCTACAAGTTCCTGCCTCTCATGTATCAGCTGGCTGCTCGCATGGgaaccaagatggcagctggcTCTGAGGAAACAGGCTTCCATGACGTCCTCATTGAC CTAATCTGCAGAGCGTCTCTGGAGCACCCTCACCACACACTCTTCATCATCTTCGCCCTGGTGAACGCCAACAAAGATGAGGACTTTTGTAAAACCCGGCTGAGTAAGAGCGCACCACAGCAGCCCTCGCCATTTGACCTG GAGCGTTCAGATGTGGCCCGGAAGATCATCAGCGCAATCAGGAAAAAGAGAGGCGAGATGATCAGAGGGATCGAGCGCCTGTGTGATGCCTACATTACTCTGGCGTATATGGACGTCAGCAGGCACAAGAACGAGAAGA AGGCTCTTCCCATCCCTGCCGATCAGCCCATCATGAAAATCAAAGACCTGGATGAGGTTGTCATCCCCACGATGGAGATCAAG GTGGATCCATCTGGTTGTTATGACAACCTGGTGACCGTCAGATCCTTCCTGCCTCAGTATCACCTGGCCGGAGGAGTCAACCTGCCCAAGATCATCGACTGTGTCGGCTCTGACGGCAAAAGCAGGAGACAGCTGGTCAAG GGTCAGGACGACCTGCGGCAGGAtgcagtgatgcagcaggtctTCAGCATGTGCTCCATGTTGCTGCAGCGCAATACGGACACTCGCAAGAGGAAGCTCAACATCAGACGATACAAG GTGGTGCCGTTCTCACAGCGTAGCGGTGTGTTAGAGTGGTGTTCTGGCACGGTGCCCATTGGGGAGTTTCTGGTGGATCCTAGTAAAGGAGCCCACAAACGTTTTAAACCCCAGGACTGGACCAACCTGGCCTGCCGGAGGAAGATGATG GAGGCTCAGAAGCTCAGGTTTGATGACAAGCTCCAGGCCTACAGTGAGGTGTGCAAGAACTTCAGGCCGGTCTTCAGGTACTTCTGCATGGAACGATTCCTGGACCCTGCGGTGTGGATGGAGAAACGACTGGCTTACACTCGCAGCGTAGCCACCTCTTCTATAG TTGGCTACATCGTAGGCCTGGGTGACCGACACATCCAGAATATTCTGGTTGATGAGCAGACTGCTGAGCTGGTGCACATCGATTTAG GTGTGGCCTTTGAGCAGGGGAAGATCCTCCCCACCCCCGAGACTGTCCCCTTCAGACTGTCCAGAGACATTGTAGACGGGATGGGCATCACTGGAGTGGAGGGAGTGTTCAGGAG ATGTTGTGAGAAGACCATGGAGGTGATGAGGAGCTCTGAAGAAGCTCTGCTGACTATTGTAGAG GTGCTGCTGTATGACCCTCTGTTCGACTGGACCATGAACCCATTAAAAGCCTTCTACCTGCAGCACGACGAACAGCAGGAGCTCAACGCGACGCTCAGCTCCACCATGGGAGGAGATGAGATAGACAACCACCGTAAATCCAG TGACAGTCAGAGCTTCAACAAAGTGGCAGAGCGGGTGCTGCTGAGGCTGCAGGAGAAGCTGAAGGGAGTGGAGGAGGGCACGGTGCTCAGTGTTGGGGGGCAAGTCAATCTGCTCATCCAACAAGCAATGGACCCAAAGAACCTCAGCAGACTCTTCCCAGGCTGGCAGGCCTGGGTGTAG